Proteins from one Portunus trituberculatus isolate SZX2019 chromosome 38, ASM1759143v1, whole genome shotgun sequence genomic window:
- the LOC123514959 gene encoding ligand-gated ion channel 50-like isoform X2 yields the protein MGQLVRVTFHVHLRWRDRRLNFRNLQDNPSLNVIAVLVGRSRTPFGPFHGSVWHPKVQVQDNERLAGEVVPHVQLFVRKMSPGQDVITDYVYKGAENDLEYSMEFESNVHCELSLAMYPFDSQRCSITVTVTNVINQAVQYPTLPLHPVHPALPPHPEFIITALTLRLENQSTTGCLTFTLHRRPAHHLFSTFLPTILLHLIGYSSFFLPLDNFQDRSVMSLTTLLALVALYSESLGALPSTSYLKHLDIWFVFSIAFLTATVITHLGINDHNSPVTFLRKESSCPSLALWQRLRFEFQSRSTDWKLMLGAKVGLGVTYVLFQCIYWGRVFSSW from the exons ATGGGGCAGCTGGTGCGTGTCACCTTCCACGTCCATCTGCGCTGGAGGGACCGCCGCCTCAACTTCCGCAACCTGCAGGACAATCCAAGCCTCAATGTCATTGCCGTGCTTGTCGGCCGTTCTCGGACTCCATTCGGCCCCTTCCATGGCTCTGTCTGGCACCCAAAAGTGCAG GTGCAGGATAACGAGCGGCTGGCCGGGGAGGTGGTGCCGCACGTGCAGCTCTTCGTCAGGAAGATGTCACCCGGCCAGGACGTcatcacag atTACGTGTACAAGGGAGCCGAGAACGACCTGGAATATTCAATGGAGTTCGAATCCAACGTGCACTGCGAGCTGAGCCTGGCGATGTACCCGTTCGACTCTCAGCGGTGCTCCATCACAGTGACCGTCACCAACGTGATCAACCAGGCGGTGCAGTACCCGACCCTACCCCTCCACCCCGTCCACCCCGCCCTGCCGCCCCATCCGGAGTTCATCATCACCGCCTTAACACTCAG ATTAGAGAACCAAAGCACCACTGGCTGCCTCACCTTCACTCTCCACCGCCGCCCAGCGCACCATCTCTTCTCCACCTTCCTGCCCACCATCCTTCTCCATCTCATCggctactcctccttcttcctgccGCTCGACAACTTCCAGGACCGCAGCGTCATGAGCCTTACTACTCTGCTCGCCCTCGTCGCCCTTTATTCAGAGTCCCTCGGGGCCCTGCCCAGCACGTCCTACCTCAAGCACCTCGACATCTGGTTTGTCTTCAGCATCGCCTTCCTCACCGCTACCGTCATCACGCATCTAGGAATCAATGATCACAACAGTCCCGTCACCTTCCTTCGCAAAGAGTCATCCTGCCCTTCCCTCGCCCTGTGGCAGAGGTTGCGATTCGAGTTTCAAAGTAGAAGCACTGACTGGAAGCTCATGTTGGGAGCGAAGGTGGGGCTTGGAGTAACCTACGTGTTGTTTCAGTGCATCTATTGGGGACGTGTGTTCTCCTCCTGGTAA
- the LOC123515072 gene encoding uncharacterized protein LOC123515072 has protein sequence MKSVFQRKYARGGLRSPPHHPTLSPASTQRPLHYSSRARCGDSIQALKEGCVLGCVSKPSPLPKYPLGRPAEAGSPSQQPARSACHLPLANETSGSNVTT, from the exons ATGAAAAGTGTTTTCCAGAGGAAGTATGCACGCGGAGGACTTCGCTCGCCACCTCACCACCCTACATTATCACCCGCCTCGACCCAGCGACCCCTGCATTATTCATCACGAGCAAG GTGTGGTGACTCCATCCAAGCACTTAAGGAAGGCTGCGTCTTAGGCTGCG TCTCAAAGCCTTCACCACTACCAAAATACCCGCTGGGCCGGCCCGCTGAAGCTGGGTCGCCGTCACAGCAGCCAGCTCGTTCCGCCTGTCACCTTCCATTGGCCAACGAGACATCAGGGAGCAACGTCACGACATAG
- the LOC123514959 gene encoding glycine receptor subunit alpha-3-like isoform X1 — MGQLVRVTFHVHLRWRDRRLNFRNLQDNPSLNVIAVLVGRSRTPFGPFHGSVWHPKVQVRWRGGGGMEKGTGREAHRPWALGTASDAVCVSQVQDNERLAGEVVPHVQLFVRKMSPGQDVITDYVYKGAENDLEYSMEFESNVHCELSLAMYPFDSQRCSITVTVTNVINQAVQYPTLPLHPVHPALPPHPEFIITALTLRLENQSTTGCLTFTLHRRPAHHLFSTFLPTILLHLIGYSSFFLPLDNFQDRSVMSLTTLLALVALYSESLGALPSTSYLKHLDIWFVFSIAFLTATVITHLGINDHNSPVTFLRKESSCPSLALWQRLRFEFQSRSTDWKLMLGAKVGLGVTYVLFQCIYWGRVFSSW; from the exons ATGGGGCAGCTGGTGCGTGTCACCTTCCACGTCCATCTGCGCTGGAGGGACCGCCGCCTCAACTTCCGCAACCTGCAGGACAATCCAAGCCTCAATGTCATTGCCGTGCTTGTCGGCCGTTCTCGGACTCCATTCGGCCCCTTCCATGGCTCTGTCTGGCACCCAAAAGTGCAGGTAAGATGGCGGGGCGGCGGTGGGATGGAGaaggggacagggagggaggcacaCCGTCCATGGGCATTGGGCACTGCTTCTGACGCCGTTTGTGTGTCGCAGGTGCAGGATAACGAGCGGCTGGCCGGGGAGGTGGTGCCGCACGTGCAGCTCTTCGTCAGGAAGATGTCACCCGGCCAGGACGTcatcacag atTACGTGTACAAGGGAGCCGAGAACGACCTGGAATATTCAATGGAGTTCGAATCCAACGTGCACTGCGAGCTGAGCCTGGCGATGTACCCGTTCGACTCTCAGCGGTGCTCCATCACAGTGACCGTCACCAACGTGATCAACCAGGCGGTGCAGTACCCGACCCTACCCCTCCACCCCGTCCACCCCGCCCTGCCGCCCCATCCGGAGTTCATCATCACCGCCTTAACACTCAG ATTAGAGAACCAAAGCACCACTGGCTGCCTCACCTTCACTCTCCACCGCCGCCCAGCGCACCATCTCTTCTCCACCTTCCTGCCCACCATCCTTCTCCATCTCATCggctactcctccttcttcctgccGCTCGACAACTTCCAGGACCGCAGCGTCATGAGCCTTACTACTCTGCTCGCCCTCGTCGCCCTTTATTCAGAGTCCCTCGGGGCCCTGCCCAGCACGTCCTACCTCAAGCACCTCGACATCTGGTTTGTCTTCAGCATCGCCTTCCTCACCGCTACCGTCATCACGCATCTAGGAATCAATGATCACAACAGTCCCGTCACCTTCCTTCGCAAAGAGTCATCCTGCCCTTCCCTCGCCCTGTGGCAGAGGTTGCGATTCGAGTTTCAAAGTAGAAGCACTGACTGGAAGCTCATGTTGGGAGCGAAGGTGGGGCTTGGAGTAACCTACGTGTTGTTTCAGTGCATCTATTGGGGACGTGTGTTCTCCTCCTGGTAA